From the Deinococcus sonorensis KR-87 genome, the window CAATCCGGATGTCGGCGGCCCGCAGTCCGGTGGGCACGTCCAGCACCGTCATGTACTTCAGCACCGGCTGCCCGTCCCGGATGGCGCCCACATTGGTGCTGGTGCCGCCCACCTCAAAGAACACCCCATCCATGATGCCGCGCGTGACCAGCGCCCCGCTGAGCGAGGCCGCCGGGCCGCTGACCACCGTGTGCAGCGGCATCTCCTCAAAGGCCTTCAGGCTGGCCGCGCCGCCGTCACCCCGGATGATCAGCAGCGGCACCCCCGGCAGGCGGGCCGACACCGCCTCGCGCACGTGGGCGGCGGTCCGGAGCATGGTCGGGAGGATGCTGGCGTTCACGGCCGCGCTGAGCGTCCGCAGTTCCAGGCCGTACGCGCCGCTCAGGTCACTCCCCTGGCTGACCGGCCAGCCCCGGCTGCGGGCCAGCCGGGCTGCCTGCCGTTCGAAGGTGGGGTCGTCCACCCCAAACGCCTGCGACACCGCCAGCGCCTGCACGCCCCGCTGGGTGAACACCTCCAGCGCGGCCAGCACCCGGGCGTCGAAGTCCGGAGCGTCGGTGGCCACGAAGGCCCACTCGCCCGGCAGCGCGGCAGGCAGCCGGGTGAGCGGCCGGACCCGGCGTTCGTCCCGCGCCTCGGCCAGCGCCAGCACCCCTACCCGCGCCACGTCGCCCTCCAGCAGGGCATTGGTCGCCTGGGTGGTGCTGTGCGCCACCAGCGTGACGGTGGCGTGTGGGGGCAGCGCGCCCAGCACCGCCTCCAGGGCCTGTAGCACCCCTTCGGCGACGCCTCGCTCGGCAGTGTGGGTGGTGGGCACGTGCGCCACTGCCAGCAGTTCCCCCGACGGCGCAACGGCGACCCCCTTGGTGAAGGTGCCGCCCACGTCGATACCGATGCGCGTCAGGACCGGTTCGGTCAAGCCCGCACCCCTGAATGCGGGCGGGTGCGGGCCCGCACCATCAGCCAGCCGGCCAGATACACCAGCAGCAGGAGCAGCTGCGCGACCAGGGTCTCCACGGTGGGGTGCAGGCCGGTCAGGGCGCTGACGTTGGGGTTGATGGGCGGCAGCACCCCGTAGAGGTTGGTGACCGGCAGCCACCCGGCCTCCTGGAAGGCGCGCACCCCGTTGCCGATAAAGGCCACCGCGAACGCCGCCGTGACGCCCACCAGCAGCGGAAACAGCCGCGCCGTCGGCAGGCGACGCCCGAAGCGGAACAGCAGGGCGAAGACGGCACAGAGGGCCAGCACCGCCACCCCCAGCCCCAAATACATGTAGTTCAGCACCGGGCCGCTGGCCACCGCCAGCGCCTGATAGAACAGCACCGTCTCCAGCCCTTCCCGGTAGATGCTGGTGAAGGTGGCCAGTCCGATGGCGGTGAGGCTGCCGCTCTGCACAGCCCGGCCCAGCCGCGCTCGCATGAATTCTGCGCTGCGCTTGCGGTCACCCTGCTGCAGCAGCCAGAACGACAGGCTGAACAGCACCGCCACCGCAATCAGGCTGGTGACCGCGCTCAGCAGTTCCTGCGAGACTGGGGCCAGCCGGATCAGGTAGGTGGCCACCACCCAGGTGAGTGCGGTGGCCAGCGCGGCCGCAGCGGCACCCCACCACACCCCCGCACGCAGGCGACCGTTGCGGCTGGACGCCAGGTAGGCCAGGATCGCAGCGATCAGCAGCGCCGCCTCCAGCCCCTCACGGAATAGGATGGTGAAGCCGCCGGTGGCCGCCAGGGCGGGCGCCAGCACCCCGGTACCGCTGACGATCGCCTCGGCGGTCCGCAGGCTCCCCCCGATGTCGCCGGCGATGCGCTGCAGGTCGGTGAGCGGCGCTCCGGCCTGCATGCCGTTGCGCAGATCGGCGAAGCGGTACTCCATCTCCAGGATCAGGTCCGGATTCAGCACTCGCAGCGGCGGCTCAGCGTACTCGAAGTGATCCAGGTAGGCGCTGCGGGCGGTGCGGAAGGCAGCCTCGCGGTCGCCGCGCGCGTACTCCCGCAGCGACGTGCTGACCAGCTCCTGGGCGGTCCGCAGCTGAGCGGGCACGTCCACTGGGGCCGGTGCTGCGTGGCCGCTCCCGAACAGCGTCAGCACCAGCAGCGTCAGGATCAGCGGCAGGCGGCGCATGTCAGTCGAGCAGCGCCCGGGCTTTGACCAGCTCGGCGCGGGCGGCGTCCACGGCAGCGTTGAAGGCCGAGCTGCTGACCTTGCTGCGGATCAGCCCACGCAGGGTGTCGCGCAGCGTGACCTCCAGCCGGCCTTCCAGCGCCGCATCCTTGCGGCCCAGCGGCGCTTCCAGCTGCTCGTAGTGGTCCAGATACGCGCTGATCACGGCCTCGTTCGCGTCGTCGGCCATGCCGGAGGCGTAGTGTCCCTTGGCCTTCTGCAACAGCGCCTCAATCTGATCGAATTCGGCCTGCGGGCCGGTGCTGGCCTGCGGCAGCGCGTCACCGCTGATCTCCGCCAGTTCGGTCTGCGCCCGCCGGATCTGGGTGGCCAGGGCACTCGCCTCGCCCTTGCGCAGAATGACGGCGCGGGCCGCCTGCAGCGCGGTGGCGGTCTGCCCACCCTGATCGGCGGGCAGGCGGGCCGAGTTGCTGCTCAGCCAGCGCTGGGCACGTGCCAGATACGTCTGGGCGTCCTGGTACTCGTTGAGGTTGATGACCTTGCCCTGCTCCACACCTTCCTCGTACTCGCTCTGGGCGCTGCCCGCGACCCGGCTGATCACCCGCGCGATGAACTTCGGATCGGTGCGCGTGACCGCCGGCACCAGCGCCTGAGCCTGCTGAGTGTGGGCCTCGAAGGTCTTGAGCGCCGACTGGAACTGGGTCGTGTTGGGAACCGCCGCATGCAGCAGCGTGTTGAGGCGGGTGTAATCAGCCTGGAACTGCGTCCGCAGCGCAGGGGTCAGGTCCGCCTTGATCAGGTCATACAGTTCGTTGGCCGGGTGGGTGGCGTGCTTGCGGGCCGAGTCCAGGTTGCGCGCCTGAAGGCTCATCACGCTGGCGTCATAGTGCCCGAGCATCTGCGCCAGGGTGGCGCTGAACTTCACGGCATCGGCCGGAGCGGCGTGTGCGACGCCGCTGAGCAACAGAAGAGTCAGGAGGGCAGGACGGTTCACGCCAAGAAGATAGCCGACCTAACCTACAAAGGCAAGTGGTTTACTCAGGATTAGGAGGCCGTCAGGCTCGGATCATCCGTATTCTTGATGGGTGAGGAAGCCAGGGCTCCGGTTAGCCATGTCCTGCGCAGCACTTCAGCAGATTCTGGCCCTCAACTCATGGATCAAGCATTGTCATAAGCAATTCTCCATGAGCCCGAGCACAAGTAAGAACGCATAACATCTCGCGCCGGGTCGCCCGTAGTCTGTTGGGCAGGAGGAACCATGAAACCATCCAACCTGCTGTACCTGGCCGGATTCGCCTCGATTATCTTTTCTGCTGTGAACTACATCGAAGGTAAGACTTCCCGCGGTGACGATAAGCAACATGACGGCAACTTCATCGGCCACTGGGCACCCACGTTCTTTATCCTGGGCAAGATTGCGGAAGACCGCGAAAACCAGGCGAATTCGTCTCTCTCCAACAGCTAAGACAATCAGTTCCGACGGGCCTGAAGCATGCTTCAGGCCCATTTGTTTTTAAATTTGAGGTATGTTTCGTTGCTCATTCGAAGGAGTTGCGTTCCACAAGAGCAAACACGACAGACCAGACCTCTGACCTTCAATACCCCACCACAGGAAATCCTTCAATCCAGCGATTTTGCTGTCTTGCCCTGCAGAATCCGCCATGATGGGGCATGGTCAGCCGAGCTGAACGCCAGATCCTCGAACACCTCCGTGATGGTCGGCAGCGGGCCTACCCGCTGAGCCAGCTGCTTCCTCTGGAAGAGCGCGGATATATCGAACGCGCGACTGCTCAACCCAGGCCGCTGCCGTGGGCCTGGACCGACATTTCTTATCTCTATAGGCTGACCAAGAGCGGCCAGGATCTTATCGATCCCTTTAACCCCTGAGCTGATCCGGTGAGCAAAGAGCCTCCAGAGCGAATTAGCCGCACTTCAGCCCACCTGTGGGAAGCCCCCATGAAGCTGTCTTCACGAAAAGCAAGTACCACTGTGAGAACGTCTTAACCAGCCATTGGCTGGGGCTCATGGTGGCGCCCGGCCGGCCACCTAGCCTGGGGTATGACAAATTCTGCCCCTACCTTAGAGGTAATTGCGCTCATGCAGGGCACCACCGCGACGTGGCGCGCTTCCATTCGCACGAATTTGATCATGCCCGGCGCCGGCATCGGCCAGCAGGTCACGCTGGCGGATCAGGAGGGTTATTTCGTGATCGTCAAGACGGGCGTCAATACCCGGGGGCGCTGGGTGGAACTGATGCCCGCGTCGGCGCAGACCAGCGGCGTCCATTGATCGAGCTGCCCCATCTGTCGGTTCAGGTCAGCCTGGAGCACTGTGCACCTCCATATGCCCTGATCCTGTTGCGAGAGACGGATCTGAGCGCGGCCGATCAGCAGATACTGCGTGACGTGTGCAGCACCCGTCCGGTGCCGCTGGTGCGTGTCCACACCGAAGTGGGCCTCTGGATCTTTGTGGTCCGTGCCGAATCCCTGCCCGACGGGCGACATTATCGCCTGCTGTCGGCCTGTCCGGCCCTGAAACCCAACCAGACGTCTGACCCAACACAAACGCATCACTGACCACTCGCCACATGGGCAGGCGGGAAACGTCGTCAACCTCAACCACCCGGGCCACCGCCCCCCTTCAGATGAATGAATTCCCGTGGGCGCCGCCCGGGGTTGCAGTGCCATGATTGCCGTCATGGGCGATGTTCTGAGCTCTCTGATTCTGGGTGCCGTGTTGTGTGCGCTGGGCATGCTGATGTGGCGTGCCCTGCGCGCAGGTCTGGTGCCGTCCCTGCGGGCGGGCCGGACCACCGTCACGCCGCCCCCTGTGGTGCAGCCCAGCAGCGCGCCGACCCGCCTGCCGGTGATGGCCCGGCGCTACCTGCTCAACCGCAGCGAGCAGCACTGTTACCGGGTGCTGCGCGCGGCCCTGGAAGGCACGGCCTATCAGGTGTTCCCACGGGTGCGGCTCAACGATGTGTTTACCATCACGGCGGCGGGCACCGAGCAGTACAGCACCCTGGGTCGCCTGCGCGACAAGCGGGTGGATTTCCTGATCGTGGAGGGAGACGACCTGCGGCCGGTGCTGGGCATTGAGCTGGAGGATTCCGAGCTGCGCCACGGCATGCTGCGCGACGCGGTGCGCGAGCTGGCCTTCGCCTGTGGGCGGCTGCCGCTGCTGACGCTGGACGTGCAGGAGCTGGACGACGCCGACAGCGTGCGGGAACCGCTCAGCCAGCACCTCTGGGAACTGTCAGGACCGTAACGGCCAATTGGGCCTTAAGAAACAATCCGGTCAGAGTTCTGAAAGGCTGGACTCGGTACAGTTTCAGTACCCCGCGACCAACCTGTTCTGCATCGTCCCCATCGCGGGGTTCTGTTCTTCTATCTCGGCCGCGTCGGTGACGGGCGCTAGACCGTCGTTGTCCGGCGCCGGTTCTCCGTCCGGATGCGGGTGCTGCAGGTGGGCCAGTCCCTCCTGCAGCACCCGGATCTGTTCCAGGTTGGCCTGATCATGCGCGTCCACACTGCATCCTGACACACGGCAGCGCTCAGGCCAGCTGCAGATGTGGCCCAGGCCACTCAGTCGCGGCTGGCCTGCACCTCGGGCGGCACCGTCACGTCGAAGAGCGCCTGCACAAATTCGCGGCTGTCGAACGGCTGCAGGTCGTCCGGCCCCTCCCCCACCCCGATGAACTTGATCGGCACGCCCAGCTCCCGCACGATCGGCACCACGATGCCGCCCTTGGCCGTGCCGTCCAGCTTGGTCACCACCACGCCGGTCAGCGGGATGGACTCGTTGAACTTCTTGGCCTGCTGCAGCCCGTTCTGGCCGGTCACGGCGTCCAGCACCAGCCACACCTCGGCCGGCTCGCCCGGGTCGGCCTTGTCGATGACCCGGCGCACCTTCTTGAGCTCCTCCATCAGGTTGTGCTTGTTGTGCAGCCGCCCCGCCGTGTCCACGAACAGCAGATCAAACCCGCGTGCCCGGCGCACCGTGGCGCCGTCGAAGGCCACCGCTGCCGGGTCGCCGCCGTCCGGCCCCTGGATCACCGGGATCTCCAGGCGCTCGCCCCACACGCCCAGCTGCGCGCCCGCCGCTGCACGGAAGGTGTCGCCAGCGGCGAACATCACGCGCTGGCCGCGGGTGGCGTAGTATCGGCCCAGTTTGGCGATGGTGGTGGTCTTGCCGACACCGTTCACTCCAATCACCATCACGACCTTGCCCTTCAGCTCTACCCCGACGCGCCGGGCGTCCGGCGTGAAGCCCAGCTTGCGGAACTGCGCGCGGCGGGCGTCCGGCTCCAGCTGCAGGGTCATCGCTTCCATCAGCGCCTCCTGCAGGTTGGGCTTGCTGCTGTTGCGGATGTCCTGCAGGATTTCCTCGGTGGCCTCGCGGCCCACGTCGGCTGCGATCAGCGCGTACTCCAGGTCCTCCATCGTTTCCAGGCGGGTGGTGAACACGTCCTTCAGGTCGGTGCCGAGCAGGCCCACCGAGTCGTTCAGCTGTTTGCGGGTCTTGCTGAGCCCCTCTTTGAGGCGGTCTAACCATGACATACGCTGAGCATACAGGGGGCGGCCCGGCAGGAAGGCAGATCATCTCGCCATCACCTGCCCCCGGTACAACAAGGAGAGATGATGCGCCCTGCCCTGCTGCTGTGTGCCCTGAGCCTGACGCTGGCCGCCGCCCAGCCTGCCCCAGCCGGACCGGCCCTGCCGCAGGGCGTGGTGTGGACGCTGCAGAGCCTGACCGAGGGCGGCATCACCACCACGCTGAGCGGCCCCCGCCTGACCCTGCGCTTCGACGGCCAGACGGCCAGCGGCGTCACCACCTGCACGCTCTATCACGCCGACTATGTGGCGCGCGCCGAGGTGCTGCGCTTCGGCCGGCTGGTCACCACCCGGCGCGCCTGCCTGGACCCGCGTGACGGGCTGGATTATCAGGTCCTGAACCTGCTCGGCCTCACCGGCCGCTACCAGCTGAGCGGCGGCGGCGCCACCCTGACGCTCCTGTCGGGCCGGGACAACCGGCTGGTGTTCGCCCAGGCGGGCGCGCGGCCGGGCCTGGCGCTGGAGGGCGCGCGCTGGACCCTGCTGGGCAGCGGGCTGGCCCCGGTGTACTTCACCTTCACCCAGGGCCGCCTGAGCGGCTCGGATGGGTGCAACAGCTTCAGCGGCCCGGCCCGCCTGAGCGGGGCCACCCTGCAGTTCAGCGGGCCGGTGGCCAGCACCCGGCGGGCCTGCCCGGGCGATCAGGCCGCGTCCACCCTGCCCCGGCTGCTGGAACAGGGCCTGCAGGTGCAGCTGGACCCGGCGGGCCAGACCCTGACGCTCCAGGGTGGAAGCGTGCCGCTGACCTTTCAGCGCGGCACGCCCTGAACTCCACCGC encodes:
- a CDS encoding FTR1 family iron permease gives rise to the protein MRRLPLILTLLVLTLFGSGHAAPAPVDVPAQLRTAQELVSTSLREYARGDREAAFRTARSAYLDHFEYAEPPLRVLNPDLILEMEYRFADLRNGMQAGAPLTDLQRIAGDIGGSLRTAEAIVSGTGVLAPALAATGGFTILFREGLEAALLIAAILAYLASSRNGRLRAGVWWGAAAAALATALTWVVATYLIRLAPVSQELLSAVTSLIAVAVLFSLSFWLLQQGDRKRSAEFMRARLGRAVQSGSLTAIGLATFTSIYREGLETVLFYQALAVASGPVLNYMYLGLGVAVLALCAVFALLFRFGRRLPTARLFPLLVGVTAAFAVAFIGNGVRAFQEAGWLPVTNLYGVLPPINPNVSALTGLHPTVETLVAQLLLLLVYLAGWLMVRARTRPHSGVRA
- a CDS encoding DUF2726 domain-containing protein, producing the protein MGDVLSSLILGAVLCALGMLMWRALRAGLVPSLRAGRTTVTPPPVVQPSSAPTRLPVMARRYLLNRSEQHCYRVLRAALEGTAYQVFPRVRLNDVFTITAAGTEQYSTLGRLRDKRVDFLIVEGDDLRPVLGIELEDSELRHGMLRDAVRELAFACGRLPLLTLDVQELDDADSVREPLSQHLWELSGP
- the ftsY gene encoding signal recognition particle-docking protein FtsY: MSWLDRLKEGLSKTRKQLNDSVGLLGTDLKDVFTTRLETMEDLEYALIAADVGREATEEILQDIRNSSKPNLQEALMEAMTLQLEPDARRAQFRKLGFTPDARRVGVELKGKVVMVIGVNGVGKTTTIAKLGRYYATRGQRVMFAAGDTFRAAAGAQLGVWGERLEIPVIQGPDGGDPAAVAFDGATVRRARGFDLLFVDTAGRLHNKHNLMEELKKVRRVIDKADPGEPAEVWLVLDAVTGQNGLQQAKKFNESIPLTGVVVTKLDGTAKGGIVVPIVRELGVPIKFIGVGEGPDDLQPFDSREFVQALFDVTVPPEVQASRD
- a CDS encoding META domain-containing protein — encoded protein: MMRPALLLCALSLTLAAAQPAPAGPALPQGVVWTLQSLTEGGITTTLSGPRLTLRFDGQTASGVTTCTLYHADYVARAEVLRFGRLVTTRRACLDPRDGLDYQVLNLLGLTGRYQLSGGGATLTLLSGRDNRLVFAQAGARPGLALEGARWTLLGSGLAPVYFTFTQGRLSGSDGCNSFSGPARLSGATLQFSGPVASTRRACPGDQAASTLPRLLEQGLQVQLDPAGQTLTLQGGSVPLTFQRGTP